The stretch of DNA AATACAACAAGGTCCAGTGGACGGCGGGCAAGAAAAAAGACCTCTTCGAATGGGCGCTCCGGGGAATCGCCCGGCGAGGTTTTGGCAAGGGCAAACTGGGGATTGACCTGGAGCCGGCGCCTTCGCTCGCCAAACGCTTCAAAAAAACCTTGCCGAAAGCCCGTTTGACGGACATCAGCAAAGACCTCCTCCACATGCGGCAGGTGAAGACCCCGGAGGAGATTGCGCTGACCCAGCAGGCGATTGACCTGCATGACCGCATGCTGGCCTTCGCCCGCGACTACATCCTCGAGCGCGGCACCGACGCCACCGACTTTGACGTCCGCCACGCCACCGAGGAGTTCGGCACGCACGAACTGATGAAAGTCCTGAAGCTCGACGGCAAGCCCCACACCGGCGTCGGCATCCGGCTCGGGTTCGGGTGTCGGGCGGGCGTCGCCACCGCCTATCCCCACCCCAACCAGTTTTTCTACAAAAAGATTGCCCGCGGCGACGCCGTCCAGATTGCTACCCTGATCAACATCGGCGGGTATGGCGGCGAGGGTTACCGCGCCCTGCACATTGCGCCGATGACCGACGAGCAGAAAAAGTTATGGGAAGTGCACACCCGGATGACGCTTGCCCAGGCTGAACTCGCGAAAGCCGGCACGCGCTGCCAGGAGGTGGCGGAAAAAGTCTTGAAGATGGCGATCGATGCCGGTCTCGAAAAATACGTCTATCACCGGCCCGCCCACGGAGCCGGGATGGAAGGCCACCAGGCGCCTTACCTCGCCCTCGGCGATGACACGGTGATCGAAGAGAACATGATGTTTTCGAACGAGCCCGGGCTCTACAACCCCGAAGGCGGCTACGGCTACAACCACTCGAACAACGTCCGGGCCACGAAGGAGCGCGGCGTCATCATGAACAAGACGCCGCTCACCAAGGAGTGGTGCTGGATCAAGCTCTAGCGAGCCCGATTCGGGCGAGCCGTGAGCGGCAGCCTTGTTTGACCCTGCCTGAGCTTGCTTGCCCGAACGCGGGCTTGCTACAATGAAAAGGGTTCACTTTCACACGGAAGCTTCCATGGTACTCGCGGGCAATGCATCCCGACGTCAAGCGGCTGATTGAGCTGCAGAAGACCGACCTGCGCATCGCCGAACTCACGGCGCAACTCGAGATTTTCCCGGCAAAACTGAAAGAAATCGAAGCCCGGCTGGAGCGGGCCAAGAAGGCGCTTGACGCGGCGCGCGAGCGCTCGACCCAGGTGCACAAAGAGCGCAAGAAACTCGAGCTGGACGTGGATTCGTGGCGCGAGAAGGTAACCAAATACAAAGACCAGATGCTTGCCGTGAAGACCAACGAGGCCTA from Candidatus Acidiferrales bacterium encodes:
- a CDS encoding M24 family metallopeptidase translates to NYLFVPARGEPAAFVPGLDRDMMASWWVKDFEWYFDFPHAGEYNKVQWTAGKKKDLFEWALRGIARRGFGKGKLGIDLEPAPSLAKRFKKTLPKARLTDISKDLLHMRQVKTPEEIALTQQAIDLHDRMLAFARDYILERGTDATDFDVRHATEEFGTHELMKVLKLDGKPHTGVGIRLGFGCRAGVATAYPHPNQFFYKKIARGDAVQIATLINIGGYGGEGYRALHIAPMTDEQKKLWEVHTRMTLAQAELAKAGTRCQEVAEKVLKMAIDAGLEKYVYHRPAHGAGMEGHQAPYLALGDDTVIEENMMFSNEPGLYNPEGGYGYNHSNNVRATKERGVIMNKTPLTKEWCWIKL